GGAAAACTTTTCTTCCATTGACTGGTCACTCATATATGTGATATGCCCTATCATTCTGGCAACAGCCAATCCTTTTTCCGGAAATTCCTTCCCATAATAATTTCCCTGATTCCATGCAGGGTCAGCCATAACCGCTTGCCGGCCTACTTCATCAAAAGCGATTTGCTGAGGAGAATGTTTCATCGTTGATGCAATTGGAATGGCAGATGCAACCATCTCCGGGTAAGAAACTGCCCATTGCAGGACCTGCATCCCGCCCATAGAACCGCCTGCGACACACAGCAATCTTTTTATATCCAAATAATCAATGAGCTTTTTTTGCGCTTTGACCATATCAGAAACAGTTATTATTGGAAAATCCAATCCGAAAGGTTTGCCAGTTTTAGGATTTACTGACGAAGGACCTGTTGATCCCTTACAGCCGCCTATTACGTTTGAACAAATAATAAAATATTTGTCCGTATCAAAAGCTTTATGAGGCCCAATCATATTATCCCACCAGCCAGGGTCATTATCTCCTTGTAAATATCCGGCAGCGTGGGCGTCACCGGAAAGCGCGTGGGCAATTAAAATGGCATTTGTTTTATTTTTGTTAAGTTTTCCGTAGGTCTCATAGGCAAGGGTTATCGGCCCGAACTTTTGGCCGGATTCTAAAACCAATTGATCGGCAGGATCATCAAAAGTTACATATTTTGTCTCAACTATACCAATATTTTTATCTTCAGGATTAACTAAATTCTTTTTTTCCATATTCATAACCTTTACCCGCAAAAGTCAAATAGTACTTAGTGGTGCGACGCAATATTATCCCCCTTCGCAGAATACTGCGGGCGTAAGCCCGCA
The Elusimicrobiota bacterium DNA segment above includes these coding regions:
- a CDS encoding homoserine O-acetyltransferase, with translation MEKKNLVNPEDKNIGIVETKYVTFDDPADQLVLESGQKFGPITLAYETYGKLNKNKTNAILIAHALSGDAHAAGYLQGDNDPGWWDNMIGPHKAFDTDKYFIICSNVIGGCKGSTGPSSVNPKTGKPFGLDFPIITVSDMVKAQKKLIDYLDIKRLLCVAGGSMGGMQVLQWAVSYPEMVASAIPIASTMKHSPQQIAFDEVGRQAVMADPAWNQGNYYGKEFPEKGLAVARMIGHITYMSDQSMEEKFSRKLKDKDYTFSFRQDFEVEGYLRYRGDSFVKRFDANSYLYITKAMDYFDVSGDKFIQWNKKYDMNFLVISFKSDWLYPSYQSREIAHQLKMKGIDVTYCEIRSTYGHDAFLLEVADETNLIRPFLEKVNSISEKSSKGLK